The following proteins come from a genomic window of Ictidomys tridecemlineatus isolate mIctTri1 chromosome 9, mIctTri1.hap1, whole genome shotgun sequence:
- the LOC110597639 gene encoding small nuclear ribonucleoprotein G produces MSKAHPPKLKKFMDKKLSLKLNGDRPVQGILRGFDPFMNLLTDECVEMATSGQQNNIGMVAIRGNSIIMLEALERV; encoded by the coding sequence ATGAGCAAAGCTCACCCTCCCAAGCTGAAAAAATTTATGGACAAGAAGTTATCATTGAAATTAAATGGTGACAGACCTGTCCAAGGAATATTGAGGGGATTTGATCCCTTCATGAATCTTCTAACAGATGAATGTGTGGAGATGGCAACTAGTGGACAGCAGAACAATATTGGAATGGTGGCGATACGAGGAAACAGTATCATCATGTTAGAAGCCTTAGAACGAGTATAA